From a single Calothrix sp. NIES-2098 genomic region:
- a CDS encoding putative sialidase produces the protein MNQPIERLYNLLPAIYRTAEKGETETLRALLAVVESQLQIVNADIDNLYENWFIETCAEWVVPYIGDLLDAQEIYTDSAQTYGLQERRAYVANILSYRRRKGTAPVIEQLARDLTGWRGRAVEFFKLLATTQNIDCVRTTNGFVNVREVDQIDLLGSPFEQQAGYTAQVGSIQSNQGRYNLANIGLFLWRLQTYPIERGTAFAIDERRYTFNPLGYTNIPLFNQPQPETEITGLAAEINVPAKLRILLLSNELKAREQDLLNGTPIINNGYFGNLNQPALQVFINGQRQPLSLDEIAIATLPDQENSTDWQLPQNINKVVAIDPEQGRLAFLDRTVPSQVEVSYAYGFSGDIGGGPYDRTVPLERGDSQLRILPSAVDVLSWEIEQDKSAIDNPLAQAVEIWNQTVTAWQGYREKTCLALAQLKTSQVRIVPQVDDTLRPAAISGIVSGLTVVANPGDTEIFVSPGKALDGQGRLLIVDEIQQIDLKKQQNPTKPVNLCLVIAYRAAQDERNYEISLLPEVTFESYPPGSFILLKNLVIEAGGIQSVSDTNTRPSFKAGIISGLDVILNPGTSNNQETAKGILYYRANPAMAAVVKAGVAVDSKGRMIILKKNQQVDLKPYQNQTVYLVIGFSGIIKVVLEAEIKNYPQTTYIRLAYLEVPHVKIDKLNSSNRITCPPGVIEGLTVTANIGSCTATIAPGKAIDKQGRYIELNLNHRTYLRRYAGQTVVLGVSYSEQPFLPKWQVQAFSFGAVPDTAIPLASLSLDAKGNIINSPDTKVRVLCRPGIVQGLDVTLVNNATQVEISPGTALDSNNQVIRLKKACRLDLSSYPHQTLMLFISRQLGQGWQNIEIVSPRPRRRRKQLGVVPVEPENADTGVITLRDNHSYIGDANIIIPAEKHLYIMGANGDRPHLRGNLFVRGIIPHETSLAGELTVEGLLVEGKLTVLPGNLKRLHIIHSTLVPDKGGLVVEESVQPTPEPEAETEDWLMAVVMYVLNLVLRIIQLLKKMASRSPQENVEELTRLVKQQIIWVLSALQQWILFWQNPQTEDDNSSSSNQTVDPCNFFYPPATSDSTIDLDNHQLNITIHHSICGPVALSSTIPALNIVDSIIDKGADTDRLAISAIGNDTATDLKTTTVFGNTVVHRLEASDCIFNGKVTAKRRQVGCVRFSYLPENVHTPRRYRCQPDLALAEELNRLPGAIAALAIHPQNGKIFAAIAGDGIFSSSDNGQKWQQVNQAQPNITSLIIYTKSPTEIYYFVGTSEGAVFLSKDAGENWEKINPESTTTAITALVADTTSRLFAGTAGDGIFSFSDTGKGWTAVNTNLSNQQITALTSSTTGKVFAGTSGGGVFRFSSDNSSWKAVNRGLTSRQITTLACDATGGIIAGTEDGLICLSVDNGDTWQKIYTDSLKAAITSLLVDERSLTGTISSQEAQVTGVGTLFNSELQVDKQFTALGQTKTIKEIISDTELIIDSPFSANLPPGTRFSCDRYLLAGTANGRIMRSTNTDNNWQAVYVDDLAQSDIASLVINTNNQQVYAGTTVGSILNFSPQEPRWKIINRNLNNLDVKLIVLERLQPRFTSQVYGEPGYAQLSLTCAPEIQTGAEDRSEMGVFNYLQQPQRAAALQNSLEEYLRFGMELGIFYMT, from the coding sequence ATGAACCAGCCTATAGAACGCTTGTATAATCTGCTGCCAGCTATTTACCGCACGGCAGAAAAAGGAGAAACAGAAACCTTACGCGCCCTGCTGGCGGTTGTTGAATCGCAATTGCAGATTGTCAATGCAGATATTGATAATTTATATGAAAACTGGTTTATTGAAACCTGTGCCGAATGGGTTGTACCTTATATCGGCGACCTGCTCGATGCCCAAGAAATTTATACCGATAGCGCTCAAACTTACGGACTACAGGAGCGACGAGCCTATGTAGCCAATATCCTTTCCTATAGAAGACGTAAAGGCACAGCACCCGTAATCGAACAACTAGCGCGAGATTTAACAGGTTGGCGAGGACGGGCAGTAGAGTTTTTTAAATTACTCGCCACTACGCAAAATATCGATTGTGTACGGACAACAAATGGCTTTGTTAATGTGCGCGAAGTTGACCAAATTGACTTGCTTGGTAGTCCTTTTGAACAACAAGCTGGCTACACAGCTCAAGTAGGGTCGATTCAGAGCAATCAAGGTCGCTATAATCTAGCGAATATCGGTTTATTTCTGTGGCGATTGCAAACTTATCCAATTGAAAGAGGTACAGCATTTGCTATTGATGAACGCCGCTATACTTTTAATCCTCTTGGCTACACTAATATTCCCCTATTTAATCAGCCGCAACCAGAAACAGAAATTACGGGATTAGCAGCAGAAATTAACGTACCAGCAAAGCTGCGAATTTTACTTTTGAGTAACGAACTCAAAGCCCGCGAGCAAGACTTGTTGAATGGTACGCCAATTATTAATAACGGTTACTTTGGTAATTTAAATCAGCCCGCATTGCAAGTTTTCATCAATGGTCAACGTCAGCCTCTATCCTTAGATGAAATTGCGATCGCAACTTTACCAGATCAAGAAAATTCTACAGATTGGCAACTTCCTCAAAACATTAACAAAGTTGTGGCGATCGATCCAGAACAAGGACGGTTAGCCTTTTTAGATAGAACAGTCCCCAGCCAAGTAGAAGTAAGTTATGCCTATGGTTTCAGTGGTGATATTGGTGGTGGCCCCTATGACCGAACTGTTCCCCTAGAACGAGGCGACAGTCAACTCCGCATCCTACCCAGTGCTGTTGATGTCTTGAGTTGGGAAATTGAACAAGATAAATCTGCAATAGACAACCCCTTAGCCCAAGCCGTAGAAATTTGGAATCAAACAGTTACCGCATGGCAAGGATACCGCGAGAAAACTTGTTTAGCATTAGCCCAGCTCAAAACTTCTCAAGTCAGAATTGTGCCACAAGTTGATGATACCTTACGTCCTGCTGCTATTTCAGGGATTGTGAGTGGTTTAACGGTAGTAGCAAACCCAGGAGATACAGAGATATTTGTCAGCCCTGGTAAAGCTTTGGATGGACAGGGACGCTTGCTGATAGTTGATGAAATCCAGCAGATAGATTTAAAAAAGCAGCAAAATCCCACCAAACCAGTAAATTTGTGTTTAGTAATTGCTTATCGTGCAGCTCAAGATGAACGCAACTATGAGATTTCTTTACTTCCGGAGGTAACGTTTGAGAGTTACCCACCAGGGTCTTTCATTTTGCTGAAGAACTTAGTTATAGAAGCTGGTGGCATTCAGAGTGTTTCTGATACCAATACTCGCCCATCCTTTAAAGCTGGAATTATTAGTGGTTTGGATGTTATCCTCAATCCTGGCACATCTAATAACCAAGAAACAGCCAAAGGAATTTTATACTATCGTGCTAACCCAGCGATGGCGGCGGTGGTGAAAGCTGGGGTGGCTGTGGATAGCAAAGGTAGGATGATTATCCTCAAAAAAAATCAACAAGTTGACCTCAAACCCTACCAAAATCAAACTGTATATTTGGTTATTGGCTTCTCTGGGATAATCAAGGTAGTTCTAGAAGCTGAGATCAAAAACTACCCACAAACAACTTACATCCGCTTGGCCTATCTGGAAGTTCCCCACGTGAAGATTGATAAGTTAAATTCATCCAATCGCATTACCTGTCCGCCAGGGGTGATTGAGGGTTTAACTGTGACTGCAAATATCGGCTCATGCACTGCTACTATTGCCCCAGGAAAGGCGATTGATAAACAAGGTCGCTACATCGAACTGAATCTTAACCACCGTACTTACCTCAGACGCTATGCAGGGCAAACTGTAGTCTTGGGAGTTTCTTATAGCGAACAACCATTTCTTCCTAAATGGCAAGTGCAAGCCTTTTCCTTCGGTGCTGTTCCAGATACAGCGATTCCTTTAGCTAGCTTGAGTTTGGATGCTAAAGGCAACATTATTAATTCACCCGATACTAAAGTTAGGGTTTTATGTCGTCCCGGTATTGTGCAAGGTTTAGATGTCACGCTTGTTAATAATGCTACCCAAGTGGAAATTTCCCCAGGAACAGCGCTAGATAGCAATAACCAGGTAATTCGGTTGAAAAAAGCCTGTCGTCTTGATCTCAGTAGCTATCCCCATCAAACTTTGATGTTGTTTATTTCTCGCCAGTTAGGACAAGGGTGGCAAAACATCGAAATTGTTTCCCCTAGACCCAGAAGAAGGCGTAAACAACTAGGGGTTGTACCAGTAGAACCCGAAAATGCAGATACAGGGGTGATAACCCTGCGAGACAACCACAGCTACATAGGAGATGCCAATATCATCATACCTGCCGAAAAGCATCTCTATATTATGGGTGCAAATGGCGATCGCCCTCATCTGCGAGGTAACTTATTTGTGCGGGGGATAATTCCCCATGAAACAAGCCTAGCCGGAGAGTTAACTGTAGAAGGTCTGCTGGTAGAAGGTAAATTAACTGTATTGCCAGGAAATCTCAAACGCTTGCATATTATCCATTCCACCCTAGTTCCCGACAAAGGTGGTCTAGTAGTTGAAGAAAGCGTACAGCCAACACCCGAACCAGAAGCAGAAACAGAAGATTGGCTGATGGCTGTGGTTATGTATGTGCTTAACTTGGTTCTGAGGATAATTCAATTGCTGAAAAAAATGGCTAGTCGTTCTCCCCAAGAAAATGTCGAGGAACTAACGCGGCTAGTGAAGCAACAAATTATCTGGGTTTTATCGGCGTTGCAACAATGGATTTTATTCTGGCAAAATCCCCAAACAGAAGATGATAATTCCAGTTCTAGCAATCAAACCGTAGACCCCTGTAATTTCTTTTATCCCCCTGCAACCTCTGACAGCACTATTGACCTGGATAATCATCAACTAAATATTACTATTCACCATAGTATCTGCGGCCCCGTTGCTTTATCTAGCACTATACCCGCCTTGAATATTGTTGATAGCATTATAGACAAAGGGGCTGACACCGATAGATTAGCTATCTCTGCAATCGGCAACGATACGGCTACCGACCTGAAAACTACAACAGTGTTTGGCAATACGGTAGTGCATAGATTAGAGGCTAGTGATTGCATTTTTAACGGTAAAGTTACAGCAAAACGGCGACAAGTAGGTTGCGTGCGTTTTTCCTATCTCCCGGAAAATGTACATACCCCCCGGCGTTACCGTTGTCAGCCAGATTTAGCACTAGCAGAGGAGTTAAATCGCCTACCTGGGGCGATCGCTGCCTTAGCGATTCACCCGCAAAATGGTAAGATATTCGCTGCGATCGCAGGTGATGGCATATTTAGTTCCAGTGACAATGGTCAAAAGTGGCAACAGGTAAATCAAGCTCAACCCAACATTACATCGCTAATTATTTATACTAAGTCTCCTACGGAAATTTACTACTTTGTCGGAACATCTGAAGGTGCAGTTTTCCTTTCTAAAGATGCTGGTGAGAATTGGGAAAAAATTAATCCTGAGTCAACAACTACAGCTATTACCGCCTTAGTTGCTGACACCACTTCCCGCTTATTTGCTGGTACTGCTGGCGACGGGATATTTAGTTTTAGTGACACTGGCAAAGGATGGACAGCAGTCAATACCAATTTATCCAATCAGCAAATCACAGCTTTAACTAGTAGCACTACAGGGAAAGTTTTTGCTGGTACATCTGGCGGTGGGGTCTTTCGCTTTTCCTCAGATAATAGTAGCTGGAAGGCGGTAAATCGAGGTTTGACAAGCCGACAAATTACCACTTTGGCTTGTGATGCTACTGGGGGGATAATTGCCGGTACAGAAGATGGGCTGATTTGTCTCTCAGTAGATAATGGTGACACATGGCAAAAAATTTATACCGACTCCCTCAAAGCTGCTATTACCTCTTTGTTGGTGGATGAGCGATCGCTTACAGGTACGATTAGTAGTCAAGAGGCTCAAGTCACAGGTGTAGGAACGCTATTTAATAGTGAATTACAGGTAGATAAACAATTTACAGCCCTTGGTCAAACCAAGACTATCAAAGAAATTATCTCTGATACAGAACTCATCATTGATAGCCCCTTCAGTGCTAATTTACCACCTGGTACTCGCTTTAGTTGCGATCGCTATCTTTTGGCTGGTACTGCTAACGGTAGAATAATGCGTTCAACAAATACTGATAATAATTGGCAAGCAGTTTATGTTGACGATTTAGCTCAAAGCGATATCGCTAGTTTGGTTATCAATACTAACAATCAACAAGTTTATGCTGGTACAACTGTTGGTAGCATCTTAAACTTTTCACCGCAAGAGCCACGCTGGAAAATTATTAATCGCAATTTAAATAATCTTGATGTCAAGCTGATCGTACTTGAACGCTTACAACCGAGGTTCACCTCACAAGTATACGGCGAACCAGGATATGCTCAACTCAGTTTAACCTGCGCCCCAGAAATTCAAACAGGTGCAGAAGACCGTTCTGAGATGGGAGTATTTAACTACTTACAACAACCGCAACGCGCCGCCGCCTTACAGAATAGCCTGGAAGAGTATTTGCGCTTTGGTATGGAATTAGGCATTTTTTACATGACTTAA